Within Odontesthes bonariensis isolate fOdoBon6 chromosome 16, fOdoBon6.hap1, whole genome shotgun sequence, the genomic segment TCTAACCACCCCATCAAAGGTCAAAAGGTGCCTTTCATctttagttgtttctttttttaattttgaaatCTCCATGTGGTTTTAATGTAGAATGAAATATACGAATGGATCCTCTGTCTTCACAGACACCAGCTGGAGAAATCTTTGCTGGTGGATCCCTGGAACACTGTCAAAGAAGCTGACCTAAGTATGATCTATTTCCTTTTTATTGTTAATCAGCTGTATGCGAGCTGAAGTTTTCATTTTCAGGCTTATAATCAGATCTGTGTCCATTTCCAGTGGTAGTCATGGTGGACGTGTCAGACCGATGGATGTGCGGCAGGCTTGACTTCGAGGTGCTGAAATGTTTGACCAAGCACCCACACATCCCAGCGATTCTAGTCCTCAACAAGGTAATTTTCTGATCTTTTACCCCTCTCCAAACCTCCTAAACTTCACTGGGTAATAATATGTACCACGAAGATGGCTGGAAGACAGCTTTCGTCTTCGGGTTCTGTGTGCGCTGCTGTGAAAGGAGTCGGTTGACTCATCTTCTTGCTCATCTTCGCACATCAGCCACCTGCCAgggattttagttttttttttttataaagaagAGGCGCATCAATAccactgaaaaaaaatgaacaaaggaAATAAAGCAAAAGATGAATGCTGGAAAATACTGGAAATGCCTGTTGTTTGGCACTAATGTAACAGTTTAACATTAGTGAActaaatttaaacatttaaacacaacaTCGAAAAAAAGCTCTGACTCTGTCCTATAAAGAAGCTACACAGAAATAACTtcagcatttcttttttaaattgaagTGGATTCAATTTTTTGGATACACAGATCGAATACTATTGTTACAGCTTGACTGAGCCATTTATCTGCACAGATGTTTTCTTAAAGTTACTCGAGTGGTGTTTTTTGTCAGATGGCTTGGTTGTTTTAAATcaagattttattagagcagagcgacagtctgtaAATGCTTAAAGTGATGGTGAGTAGTTTTAATAGTCTGATGTGtttagaaacaaaagaaacagaaaagtatgtgaatgagagcagctttgttTGGAATTCAGCTGTATTAATTTACACAGTTATACTGTGATGTTTTCACTAAAATAAGAAACTTTGAAACATGTCCTCGGCCCTTTTGAATGTTAAAGTGCCTCGAGATGACGTTTGTTGTATTTCggcctttgttttttcttctttcaaccTAAAGGTTCTGACTAATCAATTTATAAATCTGTTATTTTTTAGCTGTAAAATCAGTTGCATAAAACACAACTGGAAGCAAATTGGGATCAAACATGAAAACACAATCAATAGGTGGAAGTTCCTGTGGCAGTGTGACACATACGGTTATTTTTACAGTAGCTGTGCTGCATCATTTGGAAGCGTTACTCATGTCCAGCTTAACTGGTTTGTTTAACTAATTTAGTTAATATAACAAACCAGTTAAGCTATGAAGATGCACTCTATGAGTTGTTAACACTGAGTCCTGATTACAGTTGATGGTAACTCAAACCTTTAATACATAAGAGGTCCAGTCTTACTTCCTTCTCTTAGCCCTCCACATCTATTTTAAAGAACCACATTTATTTTACAGATCGAGAATTAGCAATCACTTAAACTGAATAATAAATCTTGATCACTGTTCTCCTTCACCGCATTCAGTCTGTTCCACAATACTTTCCAACTTTCTAAACCCAGTTTGTGGCACTCAGCCCCAAGCCCATTGGCTCCGGCTGCTCCCATCGCCATATTGTGGCTCACTGATGCATTTTTTATGTCGGCTAAACAGCCAAGAATTGATGACATCACCGCTAGTTTTGGTCTTGGTCTCAAAGGGTTTGTGACAAATGAGAAATTAACTCTTCCCTCTACAGTTAGATATGTGTTTGTGCTCTCATCTACGCTGTATAGTCTTTCAAACGTTTTTGCCTCCGTTTGTCTGCCTTTAAGGTGGACCTGATGAAGTCCAAGGACAGGCTGCTGGATATCACAGCCCTGCTAACATGTGGAATGGTGAATGGACGCAGGATCCGGGTCAGACCAATGATCAAGCCTCCGTGGGCTGAAAAGAAGCCAGAGAGGGAGTCAAAGTTACCTCTAGGTGAGGATGCTGCAGCACCTGAGGACAAGGATGAGCTAAACTCTGCGCTGAGAAAAGAGCAGCTGACGGACCTGAGGAGCCAGCGGGGCTGGCCCCACTTCAAGGATGTCTTCATGCTGTCGTCTGTGGACAGAGAGGATGTGGAGACCCTGAAGGTAAAGGGCATCAAAGCATCTGTGTAACACTTAAAGCAACAAACTGTCATGTTGAAACAACACAAAGGAAAAtctgtgacatgctttggtcaaaataagaCAGAAACATTTCAACTCTTCCCTTTTAAAACTACAATTTTACAGCTCTTTTTGTTGCAGCTGGTTTCAGAGCAAACCTAACCCTCATCTAGTGGGTGTATCTTAATTAAAATCTCCTACCGCACCGAGCTACAATGCAAACATAAACTGAATACTGAGGCAGCGGTTAGCTCAACTGGTTGTACAGAATAATTTGCCCAGGCTTGAAGCCGGCTGTCGTTCGAGTCCCAGCTCGGGCTCTTTGCCTCATGTCATTCCCTACTCCCTCTGCCCCCTTTccaacttttaaaaagaaaaggctgCTAGTGGCCAAAAATCCTAAATTGGATGTAAGATCACTCAATAACTCTTACGTCTGCTATAGCCTGAGAGCTcatacctgaaaaaaaacaagcaaggaGGTGACAAGTAGAAAATCTGAATTTCCATCTTCAGACTGGGAAAATAATATGAAATTCCCTAACGTACGTCATATTTCCTaagccattttcacacaagAATATTGGATATGTTTAGGGGAAAGTGCAGTTTGGTCCGGTGTCTTTCTGCAGGTGTTGTTCACCGAAGCACTTCACAGCAGGAGGCTTTCTGGTGAAGAAACTTTCACAGCTGGAAATGCGAGTTCGAGGCTGCAGGCGAGAGCACAGAGGAGGCGTACGTGACACAAAAAGTGCACTGTGGAAATCGCTGTTTCTAACAGGTCGAAAATAGTGTGTTAGGCTCCTTGATGTTCGTTGTTTTGTTTAAGTCAACACTGCATGTGTCACACAGTAGAGAGGAGCGAGTGGAAAGCAGAAAGGAGAACATCGCAGCTTCTGTGTGAAAATCTCTCTGGTCTAGACATATTTTTAGCTAATTTCTTTCTTAAATGAAATATTCAACAGCTGATGATGTTTGCTGTTATTAACAAAGCAAAAAGGCAAgagcaaaagagtttgaacCGCCCAATTCTGAGATACAGTTAACGCAGCATGATTTGAACTTTAAGTTGGGAGCAGATAAAGATGAAGAGGCTGGACGACAATACTCTGAATTACATGTTTTCAAATCCAGGAGGCCCCAGACAAAGCGAAAGGGTTGTGTTTTATGGAGTGTTTGAGTTGGTAGTGACTTCACACTCCCAAATATATGCTCTCAAGCACAAGAAAAACATATTTTATTTCTCtatatgtcccctttaatgTCCTCATGAAATGAAACTCAATGATTACATGTCTTTGTACTTTTTTGGCACCAACATGCCACTacctgaccaagaaaaagatgTTCAGCTGAAATGCCACAGACGGGTTATTGGGTTTTATCCATGTAATTTTATATCATCTTTTGTTGTGCAGAGCTACTTTATGGTCACAGCTAAGCAAGGATCGTGGCAGTACCACAGTGAGGTCCTGACAGATCAGAGTCCGGAGGAAGTCTGCACCAACATTATCAGAGAAAAGCTTCTGGAGTATCTGCCTCAGGAAGTTCCTTATTCACTGACACAGGTGAGCAATGAACCAGCCCTTTGGGTTACTCTCAGGTCAGGTCACAAGCTGCCAGCAAACTGACTCACGTGTCACTACACTGATCCTGTGACCCGTTTAAAGACCCAATTTGTTTTGACACTTGGCATGTAGATTTGATGCGATTGTTGTTCCCAACCTCAGTTTGTTGATGTAATTCTAAACTTTAATCAAtatttcctttgttttattgcTGTTTCTCGCTGAGGTCTGtttgtgttgctgctgctgtgcgcTCACAAGTGTAGAATCACATCACTTAATcaaggtgctttttttttgtctcagttaGTAATTAGTCACAGATTTTGCTACGTAACCTGATTGTTTGTGACAAACACAAGGAAAGATCTTTGAGAAACGTAGTGACAGCCACTGTTCAAAGCTTGCAGCTGATATTTCCTACTTAAACTCCACAGCTGCTCATTACATCCCATACgtaatctttgtttttgtttgttttaagatACTGAATAACGAAAgatttcttcttattttttctttttgttcagtCTGTTGAGCTCTGGCAAGATGGAGAAAACGGTGAGCTTGATGTCTCTGTGAAACTTTACACCAAGAAAGAGACTCACGTGGTAAGTGCTCTCACATTTCATGGGTTTTATTTGTTCTGTTAAGCATGCTGTTTGTCCACctgtttgttaaataaatacagttgtgttaaaaaagaaaatacaacctctttttattttgaagattTACATATCAGgatattgtttttaaaaacacctCACCAAACAACCTCAACAACACGTGACATATTACAttgtgtaattatttattcGACAAAAAATGATCCAACAGTTTGTAGAACCAcatttagcagcaataacttgaagtaattGTTTTCAGTAGGATGTTATCCATTCTTCACATTCGCATTCTTCTTCACAACGTTGCTTCAGCTCAtggaggtttgcagcattggttgatgcacagctctctgaaggtcccaccacagcatttcagtcaggctgaggtctggactctgactggaccattgcaacacctcgattcttttcttcttcagacattctgttgtagatttgctgctgtgtttgggatctttgtcctgttgatcaccaagtttcagccaagctttagctgtcagacagatggcctcacatttacTTTGGtacacagaggagttcatggtggactcaatgggcctcatgcaagaacatttttgtatttttattctaaatttctctcacttttttcgtaagaaggtctcgaacgaacacgccacgtcagattcaacaaacgctcttaacttcggaaaaagtgtgtaaatgacttgcataaatgatgaatcccacccgtgcgtatttaagtgcacgtgcacaaggatagtagatttgcattcTCCATGCCCAatattataccatataaggctgtgcttcctcgctcctgtgccaggaagtgttgagtgttgagtcatgagaatggcatcaaggcgcaaaaagaacaactttaggagctctgagactgaagttctgctttcagagatccaaaaaggaaaatctgtcatttttagcagtgtcagcagtggaattacgggacctgctaaaccgaagaaatgggaagcaagtaggagtgctgttaataccatgtcaccgaaataaaaataaaaaaaattgtttaatatgaaaatagcttaaaaaaaaaaaacgtctcgccatggccaggcgctcgatgactgcaactaaagccgtgcaatcagctgttgcctcatcatgatggcactttgatggggcggttaatgaggggggtcttctggcaccacaccttctggtcagcctgggctggttcaggtggagaccctcgttcatggcaatattgtgcaaatctggcatgccttctctgggctttagagcagtttgccccccagacacccccacctggccttcagctcagtgcgctccacaacagcacgggtgctttgatacgtatatgtgtctcgtgctccaattatgattggcagtccagccacgggatgaaagtccctcttaatttgtacttgttggacagcggtgtgtgggaatctgatgtaccatgggtgataaactgatgagagctttgatgaccaagaggagcgcacgactcacagaggactgggacaccctcGATCTGGCTCCAGTCTCgttctgaaaggttccagtggccaaaagtccaagggtggtgaggacctggccgtgtggtggaattgggtttgatcggcgtgtttctctctggagttgtggctctagcaagttgcatatttgcggcagcacagtccttggcagtcttaatcgcgatgtcagccattcgtctgtctccacgtGGATATCTACACgttctcttcaagagcctgacgcactgaggcatccaaaagtagcaaaacagccgctggttacgcttcccattgaccttgttatatacagattgaaatgaaccttcaattattgaataatttaagtcaaacagaatcatgtcagcatacttatggggtataatgtatatatttatttaggtttgcttcaaagtaattaaatataccagtggttcccaactttttttggcctgagtaccccctgagccttcttgtcacaccacgagtaccccctcacacatacaacgcgtgcgatgattctccaaaagtagagcaacacagtggttattacatgaaaatcattttatctaatatccttaacttgaacataaaattctcaggctttctctctctttttttttaacctcagttgaattcaacataagaa encodes:
- the eral1 gene encoding GTPase Era, mitochondrial codes for the protein MALRVCGRFFRDCGVSSRRLVVSARQESASWLLTAGSAVCSRGGRNGLIFTPACFITSEAFLSRLMKGKAAEATGSIHRVPASVPPDSGEQLSLLVRHPDQPHDSKVLKVAMIGAPNAGKSTLSNQLLGRKVFAVSKKVHTTRSRALGVLTEADTQIILLDTPGLTTPSKVKRHQLEKSLLVDPWNTVKEADLMVVMVDVSDRWMCGRLDFEVLKCLTKHPHIPAILVLNKVDLMKSKDRLLDITALLTCGMVNGRRIRVRPMIKPPWAEKKPERESKLPLGEDAAAPEDKDELNSALRKEQLTDLRSQRGWPHFKDVFMLSSVDREDVETLKSYFMVTAKQGSWQYHSEVLTDQSPEEVCTNIIREKLLEYLPQEVPYSLTQSVELWQDGENGELDVSVKLYTKKETHVRMVIGTAGQMVARIAREAAEDLSQVYLREVRLKLGVKLRK